The window CACTAAAAGGTTAGTTCTCCTTTTTCCtctcaaccttttttttttttttaattttaatttctacttatccttttaatttatttcatgtaccatcaaacatatatatttcttttaacaaatatcGAATCACTAACTATCTattatgataatttaaaaaaagaaaaggatgatAGCCATTTGGAGGGTTAAAATGACTTtgtctatatttaaaaatacatagaAATTGTAAGGGAACACGTGTGTCTCTAGGATTGATGGTAAATTcaaacctttaaaaaaaagaaagaaaaagaagtaaaaggaATTTTGgagtttaagaaaaatttaagaggttggaaatataaaaggaaaaagacttagaattgaaaagaaattagaaaaaaaagagaaaaaagaaaaagataaagacaAGTTGGATGGGCTATCTCAAGAATTCGACAAAAGATATTttgcttttataaaattttgataattcaTAGGAGTAGAAACAAAAGAACAGATATTTTGATGCTTCTTAAGTTTCTGTagaggagaaaatgaaaaattggaacaaatttatatagaaaaaagaaaaaagaaaaaagaaaaaaaaagaattcgGCATATGTATTCCCAGGTAAATAGATGAATTCAACAGAGTTGATGAGATCCAGATGAATTAACAATtcattctaattataaaataattttaataaaaatttttcaaataaagagCTTACCGTATCAACATTTAGAATGTTGAATCTTATTGTAACTTCTTCTTGTAACGCCGTCCGTCCATTTCCGGCGTCCTCCAATCCCGGAATCTTATTCCCTTCCGCCGCCGCTGCCATTAATTCCGATTATCCCAATCCCTATTTCCATAACTGTAAGGAGCGTCACATCAATACTTTTCATAACCATCTTTACTTTAattctacttcttcttctttttcttcttctactactACTTCTTCTTGTCTTCTCCGTCCTCCCTTTGCGGGATCTTTCCTCTCCTCATCCCTCTCCACCTTTTCTTCCTCGCTTACCAGAATCAGGGGCAGCGACGGCGACGGCCGGCGGGATAAGAACTTGTCCATGGGTGGTTTAACGGATGTAGCCGCGTTGGAGTCATCGGCTGCTCGGAAGATTCCTCGACTGAATGCTGCTGTCCTTGGGGAGTCTCCTGCTACCGAAGATGACCAGCTCATTTTTCCCAGCGATCTATTCTCTTCCAACGCTCATATTTCCTCCTACCATCAGGTTTGGTCTCGTTTCATGTATTTGTTTGGAATCTGGATTGGATTggatcatcttttttttttttcaaattctattatGTTTCTCCATCAGTATTTGGAGATGTACAAAAGGTCCATTGAGGATCCTGCTGGATTTTGGTCCGACATTGCGTCTTCAGAGTTCTTCTGGAAACAGAAATGGGATCAGCAAGTGTACTCTGAGAATCTTGATGTGCGAAAAGGGGAAATCAAGATAGAGGTGAGGTTAAACTCTGATGATCTTTGACCTCTCACTATTATCTTTCCTtgttatcattatcattaaatctaaacgatcactcatcttactttcttcttttaatgatTTCTTTATTCTGAGCAGTGGTTTAAAGGTGGAATCACCAACATTTGTTATAACTGCCTTGATAGAAATATTGAGGCTGGACTTGGGGAAAAGATTGCTCTTTATTGGGAAGGAAATGAACCTGGTTTTGATGGCACCTTAACTTACATTGAGCTTCTACACAAAGTTTGTCAGGTTGTTGTTGCACCTTCTTAAATAAAttctatgtttttgtttcactACTTCTTCCTGTAACCTGTGTTAGATTTCTGAAGTAGAATAAACCCAGTCATTTTTATGGTTGTTTTGATCTGACTTTGACCTTATCCACCTGTTAAAGCTAGCAAATTTCTTGAAAGATAAAGGGGTCAGAAAAGGTGATGCTGTTGTAATTTATATGCCTATGCTAATGGAGCTTCCTATTGCTATGCTTGCTTGTGCTCGAATTGGTGCTGTTCATTCGGTATTGATCTACTTTACTCCTTGTCCTCCTACCTGagattttctttgattattaGGTCTATCAATtgcttttcatttatatttgattatttattttctcaggTTGTTTTTGCGGGGTTTTCTTCAGAATCTCTTGCTCAAAGAATCATAGATTGTAAACCAAAAATTGTGATTACTTGCAACGCGGTTAAACGGGGTTCTAAAGCTATCCACCTTAAAGACATTGTAGATGCTGCTCTCATAGAATCAGCACAAAATGGAGTCTCAGTAGGTGGGGAACTTTTGAAGTTGATTTCTGTTATTATAactattttgctatatgtGTTTATTTGGTCTTTAAGAACATTACTTCACAAATGGCACTTCTTTATCGGAATTTTAATTTCCTGTTCGTATTCAGCTTCTTATGCAGGCATTAGGTCCATTCTTTGGTACTAGGAAGTTTGAAGCTAGTAATAGGAAATAAGGCCgttcttattcttattaaatcaattgaagaaaaaagggttGTGAAATTTTCCTGAATATTAcacttttttgaaataattggTTGTTGTTAGCTAGAATAGAATTGGGGCAACTGTTGTCTTTGGAGCTTTTCACTTCCAGTTGAAACGGATTACGAACTCCCAAcacctttctttttataagaaacatcaagaataTAAATTCACCAAAAAGAAGCTACagatttttttccctttttttttctagtatcaatttttttttctgttgttTATCTTCTAGATAATTCAGCTATTCTGCATTTTtcctctcttccttttcacCTCTTTGATATCTTCGGCTTCTTCTGCAGCAACATGCCTTAGCTATGAGAATGAGTCAGCACTAAATAGAGAATCTACTAAATGGAAGGAAGGGAGGGATATATGGTGGCAGGTTTGTATATCCTACCTCATGCTAatgaattttcattaatattaaatGACTTGTGTTCAATGTCACTTACTTCCTGCTGATATGTGTAAGCTGCATGCCATCATCTTAGACGtacaaacatatttttctctcaGTGCTCTTTCGTTACATAAAATACGAAACTTTATCTCATAAGATATTGGATCTTGATGAGAATTGTATATTTTGTCCTACAATTCTTGAGACATTAAGGGAATTTCTTGTTAggtatttatttaatacatgAATTTCACAAGTTTCTTAAAAAGACCtgtaaatttatattttttatgtttgggTTGCAACGCTGTAATTACTTTTGTAGGGGTGTTAAGGATTGGGTTTGGTTTCTAATATATTCAGGATGTTGTGCCTACATATCCAACCACATGTCCGGTGGAGTGGGTTGACGCAGAGTTTCCACTTTTCCTGCTTTATACTAGTGGGAGTACTGGAAAGCCAAAGGTAAaccttttttatcatttagggccgtttaaattgataaaattggaATGGGAATAACATTACTAGAAATAAATTATGCctggaaataaaatataatgtatgaGAATAAGATTTTTGTGATTAAGAATAAGATTTTTGTGATTAACTATATTTGGGCATGAAATGTTAACTTTTCCTAGAAATAATAAAGGAGTCTttccaaaaatagaaaaaattgacaaattatttactttcCATGGAAGAAAaccataataaaaaacaaaagacaatTCATTACACTTAATTTTGTATGAAGTTTAAgtattttgtcaaatgttctatttttaataattttctcatatatataaactaatttattaaattaaaataaaaagtaagtatatatcaaaggaattgtaaaaaatagcaaatttgaaaaaatatttacaagccctagcaaaattttagatttatccataacaaacatttgatagcCAGTGATATCATTCTATCACTAACATTGATAGCtagtgatagaagtctattggactatcattgataaaattcacaaattttgctatagctagtaaatattttaatttatttttttatttttaaaaatatccttatatattaaattgtttaaaaatatatattaaactattaaattaGGGCAGTTAAATGCTCATGTAATTTTATAAacctcaaatttaaatttcatgtaataaatttcaagaaaattgaCAAGAATAGcacaattttgattttacttttaaagaATAGCACATTTGTTATAAAC of the Cucumis sativus cultivar 9930 chromosome 3, Cucumber_9930_V3, whole genome shotgun sequence genome contains:
- the LOC101203579 gene encoding acetyl-coenzyme A synthetase, chloroplastic/glyoxysomal isoform X1, with the translated sequence MLNLIVTSSCNAVRPFPASSNPGILFPSAAAAINSDYPNPYFHNCKERHINTFHNHLYFNSTSSSFSSSTTTSSCLLRPPFAGSFLSSSLSTFSSSLTRIRGSDGDGRRDKNLSMGGLTDVAALESSAARKIPRLNAAVLGESPATEDDQLIFPSDLFSSNAHISSYHQYLEMYKRSIEDPAGFWSDIASSEFFWKQKWDQQVYSENLDVRKGEIKIEWFKGGITNICYNCLDRNIEAGLGEKIALYWEGNEPGFDGTLTYIELLHKVCQLANFLKDKGVRKGDAVVIYMPMLMELPIAMLACARIGAVHSVVFAGFSSESLAQRIIDCKPKIVITCNAVKRGSKAIHLKDIVDAALIESAQNGVSVATCLSYENESALNRESTKWKEGRDIWWQDVVPTYPTTCPVEWVDAEFPLFLLYTSGSTGKPKGVLHTTGGYMVYTATTFKYAFDYKPSDVYWCTADCGWITGHSYVTYGPLLNGASVVVFEGAPNYPDHGRCWDIVDKYKVTIFYTAPTLVRSLMREGNEHVTRYSRKSLRVLGSVGEPINPSAWRWFFNVVGESRCPISDTWWQTETGGFMITPLPGAWPQKPGSATFPFFGVQPVLVDEKGNEIEGECSGYLCLKSSWPSAFRTLYNDQERYEVTYFKPFPGYYFTGDGCTRDKDGYYWLTGRVDDVINVSGHRIGTAEVESALVSHPQCAEAAVVGVEHEVKGQGIYAFVTLVDGVSYSEELRKSLILTVRKQIGAFAAPDKIHWAPGLPKTRSGKIMRRILRKIASKQLDELGDTSTLADPGVVNQLIELADS